In Nitrosarchaeum sp., the genomic stretch AAAACAGAATCATCAAATCCCATGTAATTAAGAAAAAAACTACAGAATATAACTCATTAAGAATAGAAAAATAGAAAAAGTTGAGTTTAGTACCTATCTAAGGTACTGGTGGTAATGTTGGTATTACTTCCCATAAAGGAATCATACCTGCATCTTTCATTTCAGAAGCTACTTCATCAGTGTATAGACCATGAATGTTTACTGCTGGATGTGCAATACTGTTCATTCCCATTGGAGGGACAGCATCACTTGGGTTACCCAATGCGTAAGCATATGATGGAACTGGTGCTGGAATTACTCCTGCATCAACCAATCTTGGATTCAATCCAAATGGATCACCTGCTACAAATACCGTAGCTGCGCCAGTGTAAATTGCGGCATAGTCGTGATTAACTGCTGCATATGCACCTGGTTCGTCAAATACCAAATCAACAATCATTCCTTGTGAGCCACCGAGTAACCATGTTTCAGTTGCTGCGGATTGTACTCTGTTACCTTGTGTAACTCTATCCAAGATTTCACCAACAATGTGGAAAAATACTGGTTCGTTACCTTGGTTTTCGACAAAGAGTCTTACATGCTGATCATTTTCAACAAATAAGAGTTGTGATTGGTACTGCTTGTGTTCAAGTCCATTCCATGGTTGTGCAACAAAGATGTTCTTGTTTGCATCACCTTTTACAAGGATGTTATGTAACATGTTTGGTACATAACCAAATTGCATTCCGTTTACAACTGTTGCAGTGTTTTGATGTCCGAACATTTTTCCGGCATCATAATTACCTTCAGGTGTAAGGTACAATTGGTTGTATTGGAGTGTGAACTCTAATGCATCTGCATCGTAGAACTGTCTGTCTAATGTTACTTTGCCATTACTAACTGCGGTTTTCTCGACCATTAATTTGTTGTAACCATCAATTGGGTCAACAATTGTTAGTCCGTACATGCCGGAAAGAACATGTTGATCCATTCCAATGAGTTTTACACCAGAACAATGGTATTTGAAAACACCAGCTGCTTCTGCAATGTAGCAGTATTGACTTGTTTCACCCGGATTAACGGATTCAAAGTTTCCTGCAGACATTTGTGACGCATGCATATCGTTACCGTGTCCAGTAACTTCACCTGCTGGGATTGTAAGTGTCATTTTTACGACATCACCTTGAGTAACTCTTAGTGTTGGTCCTGGGACTTGTCCACTAAAGGTCATTGCATTGAATGTCTTTCCTCCCATGATTGGAAGGGTAACACTTTCACCAGTCAAGTTAAACTCTACGACTTTTCGTCCAGAGTCTGCTAATGCGCCACAATCAGTTTCTGCGAATGCCTCTGGCATTACAAGCTGTAAACCGCCCATTTGGTGGATTTGTTCAATTACATCGGCGTTCATTTTTGAAACGTCAAGTGATTGTCCACTAATTTGGGTTTGTGTGTATGTGCTTCCGAATAAGGTTGCTCCCATTACAGCGACTGCTGCAATAGTAAAGAGCATACTGATACGCTTATTCATTATGCAACGTGTTCATGTTTCATATATAATAATTCCCATTTTACTACCTAAAAATAAAAAAAAATCACTAGAAAAAGAATGAATAATGGTAAAATAAAGAAAAATCAATA encodes the following:
- a CDS encoding multicopper oxidase domain-containing protein translates to MLFTIAAVAVMGATLFGSTYTQTQISGQSLDVSKMNADVIEQIHQMGGLQLVMPEAFAETDCGALADSGRKVVEFNLTGESVTLPIMGGKTFNAMTFSGQVPGPTLRVTQGDVVKMTLTIPAGEVTGHGNDMHASQMSAGNFESVNPGETSQYCYIAEAAGVFKYHCSGVKLIGMDQHVLSGMYGLTIVDPIDGYNKLMVEKTAVSNGKVTLDRQFYDADALEFTLQYNQLYLTPEGNYDAGKMFGHQNTATVVNGMQFGYVPNMLHNILVKGDANKNIFVAQPWNGLEHKQYQSQLLFVENDQHVRLFVENQGNEPVFFHIVGEILDRVTQGNRVQSAATETWLLGGSQGMIVDLVFDEPGAYAAVNHDYAAIYTGAATVFVAGDPFGLNPRLVDAGVIPAPVPSYAYALGNPSDAVPPMGMNSIAHPAVNIHGLYTDEVASEMKDAGMIPLWEVIPTLPPVP